GTGGCATCGGCCCACGCCGCCCGGGTGGCCACCGATCCCGCGGACAACGCGGTTCTCGCGACCGGTCCCGAGCGGGTCAGCGCCACCTTCAACGAACAGCTGCAAACCAGTTTCGCGGCCATGACCGTCGTCGGGCCCGACGGCAACGTGTGGTCCGTCGGAGACCCGACAGTGCGGGGCGCGGTGGTCGGCATCGGTTTGCGGCCGCTGGGACCGGCGGGGACCTACACCGTGAACTACCGGGTGACGTCCGCGGACGGTCACGTCGTGTCCGGATCCTGGTCTTTCCGGCTGACGGTCCCGGATACGGGCACGCCGGGGCCCCCGGCCGCCGGTGGCGCCGCCAGCGGCGACGTGCCGGTCTGGCCGTTCGTCGCGGTGGCGGCGGCGCTCGTCGCTGGAGGCGCCCTGTGGACGCTCCGGCGCAGACCGTGACCGGCGGGCCAGCGCCTCCACCCGTGCTGGCATGATGGGTTCGGAGCACCCGCGTGGGCTAGAAAACTACTGAAAGATTGCTCAAGGAGCGGCCGCATGGCAGACCCGCAGGATCAACCCAACAGCGAGCCCGACGGCGCATCCACCCCGCCGCCGGAAAAGACGCCTCCGGCCAAGGCGGTCAAGAAGACCGCGAAAGCACCCGCCAAGAAAGCCCCCGCGAAGAAGGCGCCCGCTAAAAAGGCGCCCGCCAAGAAAGCGCCGGCAAAGAAGGCGCCCGCCAAAGCCGCCCCGCCCCCGGCGAAGGCCGCCGAGCCGTCGGTTGAGGTGCAGCAGCGCATCGAAAGCAACGGCGACCTCACCGCTGCCGCCAAAGACGCAGCGGCACAAGCGAAATCGACTGTGGACACCGCCAACAACCCGGTCCCTGCAGACGTTCCCGCGGCGGCCCTGAGCCAGTCCCCGCTGCCGATAATCGTCGCCCTGGCCGTCAGCCTCCTGGCGATCCTGTTGATCCGGCAGCTGCGCCGCCGCTGACCGCCACCCGTACGCGTTACCGTGTCAGACGTGACTGTGTTGTTCCAGCCGACCGCCGACCTGGTCGACGACATCGGACCCGACGTACGCAGCTGCGACGTCCAATTCCGACAGTTCGGTGGTCGCCCGCAGTTCGCCGGACTCATCAGCACGGTGCGCTGCTTCGAAGACAACGCGTTGCTGAAATCGGTGCTCTCCCAGCCGAGTGCGGGCGGGGTACTGGTCATCGACGGCGGCGGCTCGCTGCACTCAGCCCTGGTCGGAGACGTCATCGCCGAACTGGCCCGCTCGAACGGCTGGGCCGGTCTCATCGTCAACGGGGCGGTGCGTGACGCGGCCGCGCTGCGCGGCCTCGACATCGGCATCAAGGCGCTGGGCACCAACCCGCGCAAGAGCACCAAGACCGGTGACGGCGAGCGCGACGTCGAAGTCACCCTGGGCGGGGTGACGTTCGTACCGGGCGAGATCGCCTACAGCGACGACGACGGCATCGTCGTCGTCAAGCCCTAAACTGCAACCGGCACACGCTTTTTCGCGAATCGCAGGCCCTCGTCGGCAACCTTGCCCCGCCGGATCGTGCGCATGTCGAAGAAGTAGTTCTGCTTGAGCCGCCAGGGCGCGCGCGACCCCGACTTGGGCAGCATGTCCATCGCCCGCTGGAAATAGCCGGGGCTGAAGTCCATGAACGGCAGCTCGTCGACGTCATCGCCGGGATGCTGTGGCTCCACGAAGTCAAATCCCTTGTCGTCCATGTAGTTCAGCAACCGGCAGACGAATTCGGAGACCAGGTCGGCTTTCAGCGTCCATGACGCGTTGGTGTATCCGAAGGTGATCGCGAAATTCGGCACTCCGGAGAACATCAGGCCCTTGTATGTCATCAACGACGTCAGCTCGATCGGCTTGCCGTTCCTGGTGGGCTTCACGCCGCCGAGCAACTGCATGTTCAAACCCGTTGCGGTGATGATGATGTCGGCCTGCAGCTCCTCACCCGAGGTGAGTTTGATGCCGGTCTTGGTGAACCGGTCGATCGTGTCGGTGACGACGTCCGCCTTGCCGTGCCGGATGGTGCGGAAGAAATCGCCGTCGGGGGCCAGGCACAGGCGCTGGTCCCAGACGTTGTAACGCGGCCCGAAGTGCTTTTCGACGTCGTAGCCCTCGGGCAGGCGTCGCTGGGCCATCGTCATCAAGGTCTTGCGCATGTAAGCGGGCGCCTTCCGAGACAGCTGGTACTGGAAGGTGCTGAACGCGATGGCTTTCCAGCGATTCGCGATGTGCGCCAGGCGGTCCGGCAGCAGCCGGTTGGCGCGTTCGGCGAACGGGTCGACCCCGGGCAGCGAGCCGATGTAGGTCGGCGAGCGCTGCAGCATCGTGACGTGGCCGGAGCCCGAGTTCACCAGCGCCGGGATCAGGGTGATCGCGGTGGCACCCGAGCCGATCACGATGATCTTTTTGCCCTGGTAGTCGAGGTCCTCCGGCCAGTGCTGCGGGTGGACGATCTGGCCCTCGAAGTCGTCGGCGCCGGGGAAGGCGGGCGCATACCCCTCGTCGTAGTTGTAGTAGCCGGTGCACGCGAACAGGAACGAGCAGGTGAGTTCGGTCTCCTGACCGTCGGACTCGACGGTCAGGGTCCAGCGGTTGTCTGCGTCGGACCAATCGGCGGCCACGACGCGCTGGCGGTAGCGGATGCGCCGGTCGATCTTGTTCTCGACCGCGGCCTCTTTGATGTAGGCCTTGATGTCGGGGCCCTCGGCGATCGACTTCGCCGAGTGCCAGGGCTTGAACCGGAAGCCGAGGGTGAACATGTCCGAGTCCGACCGGATGCCCGGGTACTTGAACAGGTCCCAGGTTCCGCCGAGGTCGTCGCGGCGTTCGAGGATCGCGTAGCTCTTGGTCGGGCAGCGTTCCTGCAGGTGCCACGCCGCACTGATCCCCGAGATCCCTGCGCCCACGATGATCACGTCAAGGTGCTCAGTCATGGGGCCACGCTATCAACGGCATGTCGAGAGCGTCAACAGGGTGTCGAAACATTCGACGCCATGTAAAGTAGCGGCCGTGACTACCGTCGGCCAGACTCGCGCCCTTCGCGGTCGCCGCGCCATCCGGCCCTCGGGCGATGACCGTGAGCAGGCAATCCTCGCGACGGCCGAGCGGCTGCTGGAACAGCGGTCGTTCGCCGACATCTCGGTCGACGACCTGGCCAAGGGCGCGGGCCTGTCGCGGCCGACGTTCTACTTCTACTTCAAGTCCAAGGACGCGGTGCTGCTCTCGCTGCTGGAACCGGTGATCGCGCGCGCCGACTCCGAGTTCGACGGCGCGGTGCAGCGGCTTCCCGCGGATCCGCGCCGGGTGTGGCGAAACGGCATCAAGGCTTTCTTCACGGCGTTCAGCACGCACCGCCGCCTGGCCCGCGCCGCGACCGAGGCGCTGGCGACCAGCTCCGAATTGCGCGTGGTGTGGTCGGGCTTCATGCAGAAGTGGATCGACCAGACGGCGGCCATGATCGCCGCCGAGCGCGCTCGCGGCGCCGCCCCGGAGACGATCCCGCCCGCGGACCTGGCGACCTCCCTGAACCAGATGAACGAGCGCACCATGATGGCCGCCCTGTCCGCCGAGACACCGGCGGTCGACGAGGGCCGCGTCGTCGACACCCTCACTCACATCTGGGTGAGCAGCATCTACGGCGAGGGCCGGTAGCCGCGCGACCATGTCGGCACGGATGTGTCGTCGGCGGGCTGTTGTCTTGAGTCAAGACAACACAACGCGGGCCTCCTCCTCAGCGGCGACCTTCGTCCGCCGCGACCTGATCGACATCCTCACAACCCTTCGCCATGTCGCCGGTTATCCACAACCGGCAACCCTGCCAACAAGTTCGAGCCGGCGGGCTGTGGCATAATCGAATGTATGTTCGAAGATGTTTCGGGGTCGCGCCCCTCGCCGGAGTCGATTGCCCATTTGGAGGAGCACTTCGAGCACCGCTATCCGTCCAACACCGCGGCGTCGACGGCGCTCTTGGAGCGCATCGGTGCTTCGACGCGCGCGGAGAACCGGGCGGCCGCGGCGCAACTGGTGGCGATCGGGGAGTTGTTCGCCTACCGGCTGTCGCGCTGCGGTGAGACCGAGGAGTGGGCGATCGACACCATGGCCGCAGTGGCCGCCGAGGTGGCCGCCGAGCTGCGGATCTCGCAGGGGTTGGCGGCCAGCCGGGTGCGCTATGCCCGGGCGTTGCGCGAGCGCCTGCCCAAGGTGGGGCAGGTGTTTGCCGCCGGGGACATCGACTTTCGGTTTGTCGCCACAATCGTGTACCGCACGGATTTGATCGAAGACCCCGAGGTGCTGGCCCGGGTGGACGCGCAGCTGGCGGCGACGGTGGCGCGCTGGCCGTCGATGACCCGCTCGCGGCTTGCCGGCCAAATCGACAAGGTCGTGGCCCGCGCCGACACCGATGCGCTGCGCCAGCACCGCCAGCGTCACACCGACCGCGAGGTGGTCCTCGGTGAGGTGGTGGGCGGTATGTCGCGCATCGAGGGCACCCTGTTCACCCCGGATGCCCACGCCCTGGACAAGCGGCTCGATGCGCTGGCGGCGACGGTGTGCGCCGGCGATCCGCGCACCCGCGACCAGCGCCGCGCCGACGCGCTGGGGTCGCTGGCCGCCGGGGCCGACCGGCTGGACTGTCGCTGCGGGCGCGCGGACTGCGCGGCCTGGACGCGGCAAGTGGCCTCCCCGGTGGTGATCCACGTGATTGCCGAACAAGACACCGTGACCGGCGCCGGTGCCGCGCCGGGGTCGTTGGTGGGCGCCGACGGGCTGATCACCCCCGAGCTGGTGGCCGAGCTCGCCACATCGGCCAAGCTGGTACCGCTGGTGCATCCCGGTTGTGCCCCACCGGAGCAGGGCTACACCCCGTCGAAGGCGCTGGCCGATTTCGTACGCTGCCGGGACCTGACGTGTCGCTGGCCGGGCTGCGATGTGCCCGCGATCGGATGCGATATCGACCACACGATCCCCTACGCCGCGGGCGGGCCCACCCACGCGGGCAACCTCAAGTGCTACTGCCGCACCCATCATTTGATCAAGTCGTTTTGCGGCTGGGCCGAGAAACAGCTCGGCGATGGGACGCTGATACTGACCTCCCCGGCCGGGCGCACCTACGTCACCACCCCGGGCAGCGCGCTGCTGTTTCCCAGCCTGTGCTATGCCGTCGGCGGCATGCCCACCCCCGAAGCCGACCCACCCCCGCAGGAATATTGCGCTGAGCGGACCGCGATGATGCCGAAACGCCGCCGCACCCGCGCCCAGGACCGCGCCGCGCGCGTGGCCACCGAACGCCGCCACAACCGCGACGCCCGCCTAGCCCGACGCGCCGGACCCGCCCCACCCGCCGATGACGACCCACCGCCCTTCTAGTCACTGCGGCTATGTTCGTGCGGTGTGATGCGTCCATCCTGCACGCGGACCTCGACTCGTTCTATGCCTCCGTCGAGCAGCGTGACGACCCGACGTTGCGCGGCCGCCCGGTGATCGTGGGCGGCGGGGTCGTGCTCGCGGCCAGTTACGAGGCCAAGGCCTATGGAGTGCGCACGGCGATGGGCGGGGCGCAGGCGCGTCGGCTGTGCCCGCAGGCCATCGTCGTGCCCCCGCGAATGGCCGCCTACAGCCGCGCCAGCGACGCGGTGTTCGAGGTGTTCCGCGACTGCACCCCGATCGTGGAGCCGCTCTCGGTGGACGAGGCTTTCCTCGACGTCGCTGGCCTAGGACGGGTTTCCGGCACGCCGGTCCGGATCGCCGAGCGGCTGCGCGCCGACGTGCGCGACCGGGTCGGGCTGCCGATCACCGTCGGGGTGGCCCGGACGAAGTTTCTCGCCAAGGTCGCCAGCCAGGAGGCCAAGCCGGACGGGCTGCTGCTGGTGCCGCCCGAGGGGGAGCTCGCCTTCCTCCATCCGCTGCCGGTGCGCCGGCTGTGGGGCGTGGGCGCCAAGACGGCCGACAAACTCCACGCCCACGGACTCGAGACCGTCGCCGACGTCGCCGAGCTGACCGAGTCCACGCTGGCCTCGCTGCTGGGCGGCGCCATGGGTCGCCAGCTGTTCGCGCTTTCGCGCAACATCGACCGCCGTCGGGTAACCACCGGCGTGCGCCGCCGGTCCGTGGGAGCGCAACGGGCGCTGGGTCGCGCGGGCAACACCATGTCCCCCGCCGAGATCGACGCGGTGGTGGTCAACCTGATCGACCGCATCACCGGCCGGATGCGTGCCGCCGGGCGCACGGGCCGCACGGTGGTGCTGCGACTGCGGTTCGACGACTTCGGACGGGCGACGCGGTCGCGGACGCTGCCCCGGGCGACGTCCTCAACACAGCCCATCCTGGCCGCCGCGCGGCAGCTGGTCGCGGCGGCCGCGCCCGTGATCGCGCAGCGGGGGCTGACGCTGGTCGGCTTCGCGGTGTCGGGAATCGACCGCAGCGGCGCGCAGCAACTGACGCTGCCCTTCAACGACGACGAAAACCGGCTCGACATCGACGCGGCGATCGACCGGGTGCGCGCTCGGTACGGCAAATCCGCGCTCACCCCCGCTGTGCTCGTCGGCCGGGACACGGGCTTCGAGATGCCGCACCTACCCGACTAGCCCGTCCATTCCAGCAGCCGCTCGGCCGGCCAGGTGTTGACGATCCGGTCGACGGGCACGCCGTTGTCCACCGCGCGCTGCGCGCCATAGCCGAGGAAGTCCAGCTGGCCCGGCGCGTGCGCGTCGGTGTCGATGCTGAACACGCAGCCGATGTCCAGCGCCAGCTTCAGCAGCCGGGTCGGCGGGTCCCGGCGCTCGGGCCGCGAATTGATCTCCACCGCGGTGCCGTGATCGTGGCAGGCGGTGAACACCGCTTCGGCGTCGAACTTGGATTGGGGCCGGATCCCCCGGTTGCCGGAGACCAGCCGACCGGTGCAATGGCCCAGCACGTCGACGTGTGGATTGGAGACGGCGCGCACCATCCGGCGCGTCATCGCCGCGGCATCCATCGACAGCTTCGAATGCACGCTGGCCACGACGACGTCGAGGCGCTCGAGCAGCTCGGGCTCCTGGTCGAGGCCGCCGTCCTCGAGGATGTCGACCTCGATCCCGGTGAGGATGCGCATCGGCGCGAACTGGTCGCGCAGCTTGTCGATGGCGTCGAGCTGCGCGCGCAACCGCTCCGCCGACAGCCCATTGGCGATCGTCAGGCGCGGCGAGTGGTCGGTCAGCGCGCAGTACTCATGCCCCAGTGCGGCCGCGGTCGCCATCATCTCGTCGATCGGCGCCGACCCGTCCGACCAGTTCGAATGCAGATGCAGGTCCCCGCGCAACGCGGTGCGAATGTCACCGCCGCCGAGATCCTCAGCGGCGGAACGCAATTCAATGAGCACGTCGGGTTCGCGGCCGGACCAGGCCTGGTCGATGACCTTGGCGGTCTTGGGCCCGATACCCGCCAGCGTCTGCCAGCTGTTGGCCTGGCCGTGCCGATCCCGCGCCGCCTCGTCGAGCCCCTCGATGATGTCGGCGGCGTTGCGATAAGCCATCACGCGCCGGGGGTCGTGGCGGCTCCGGTCCTTGTAGTAGGCGATCTGCCGCAAAGCCTCTACGGGGTCCATGGCTCCAGTGTGCCCACGCGGTGACTGCAAGCGCGGCGGAGCCGGGCGCCGCAGGTCACCGCCAGGCTTCCCGCGGTGACTGCAAGCGCGGCGGAGCCGGGCGCCGCAGGTCACCGCCAGGCTTCCCGCGTTCAGATCAGTTGGCCGACGACGAAGCCGGCGAGCAGCACGCTGAAGCCCCCGATCTCGCCGGCGATGAGCAACGCCATCGCCACCCCGGTGCCGCGGACGGGATTCTCGAACTGGTTGACGGTGTCGCGGCGCGCCCCGTGTTCGATGTAGCTGAGGATGGCGCCGACGAAGAAGAAGACGACAACGCCGGCCGCGGTCAGGTTGACCCACGTCGGCCACGCGCTGAGTTCGACGAAGGCGGCCAACAGAAGCGTGGCGAACGAATAGAGCAACGCCGCCCGGTGCGCGATGTCGACGTAGGGATGGGCGCGATGGTCGTCGGCGGCCATGATCTGCCGGTACTTCCAGACCCCGAGGACCAGGGCGAGCAGAAAGATCAGGCCGGCCGCCAGCAGGGTGACCTTCGTGTCGAGTCCGAGTGTGCCAGTCATGGTAGGACGAGTTTAGTTTCCCTTAATAAAGCCGGACTACGGTCGGGCACATGCGATTCGCGTTCAAGACTTCTCCGCAAAACACAACCTGGGCGGACATGCTCGCCGTCTGGCAGGCGGCCGACGATATTGACGTCTACGAGTCC
This genomic interval from Mycobacterium sp. SMC-2 contains the following:
- a CDS encoding copper resistance CopC family protein; the encoded protein is MRRLAIAACVGALLMLATSTAPVASAHAARVATDPADNAVLATGPERVSATFNEQLQTSFAAMTVVGPDGNVWSVGDPTVRGAVVGIGLRPLGPAGTYTVNYRVTSADGHVVSGSWSFRLTVPDTGTPGPPAAGGAASGDVPVWPFVAVAAALVAGGALWTLRRRP
- a CDS encoding nucleoid-structuring protein H-NS; this translates as MADPQDQPNSEPDGASTPPPEKTPPAKAVKKTAKAPAKKAPAKKAPAKKAPAKKAPAKKAPAKAAPPPAKAAEPSVEVQQRIESNGDLTAAAKDAAAQAKSTVDTANNPVPADVPAAALSQSPLPIIVALAVSLLAILLIRQLRRR
- the rraA gene encoding ribonuclease E activity regulator RraA, which gives rise to MTVLFQPTADLVDDIGPDVRSCDVQFRQFGGRPQFAGLISTVRCFEDNALLKSVLSQPSAGGVLVIDGGGSLHSALVGDVIAELARSNGWAGLIVNGAVRDAAALRGLDIGIKALGTNPRKSTKTGDGERDVEVTLGGVTFVPGEIAYSDDDGIVVVKP
- a CDS encoding NAD(P)/FAD-dependent oxidoreductase, whose product is MTEHLDVIIVGAGISGISAAWHLQERCPTKSYAILERRDDLGGTWDLFKYPGIRSDSDMFTLGFRFKPWHSAKSIAEGPDIKAYIKEAAVENKIDRRIRYRQRVVAADWSDADNRWTLTVESDGQETELTCSFLFACTGYYNYDEGYAPAFPGADDFEGQIVHPQHWPEDLDYQGKKIIVIGSGATAITLIPALVNSGSGHVTMLQRSPTYIGSLPGVDPFAERANRLLPDRLAHIANRWKAIAFSTFQYQLSRKAPAYMRKTLMTMAQRRLPEGYDVEKHFGPRYNVWDQRLCLAPDGDFFRTIRHGKADVVTDTIDRFTKTGIKLTSGEELQADIIITATGLNMQLLGGVKPTRNGKPIELTSLMTYKGLMFSGVPNFAITFGYTNASWTLKADLVSEFVCRLLNYMDDKGFDFVEPQHPGDDVDELPFMDFSPGYFQRAMDMLPKSGSRAPWRLKQNYFFDMRTIRRGKVADEGLRFAKKRVPVAV
- a CDS encoding TetR/AcrR family transcriptional regulator — protein: MTTVGQTRALRGRRAIRPSGDDREQAILATAERLLEQRSFADISVDDLAKGAGLSRPTFYFYFKSKDAVLLSLLEPVIARADSEFDGAVQRLPADPRRVWRNGIKAFFTAFSTHRRLARAATEALATSSELRVVWSGFMQKWIDQTAAMIAAERARGAAPETIPPADLATSLNQMNERTMMAALSAETPAVDEGRVVDTLTHIWVSSIYGEGR
- a CDS encoding HNH endonuclease signature motif containing protein, coding for MFEDVSGSRPSPESIAHLEEHFEHRYPSNTAASTALLERIGASTRAENRAAAAQLVAIGELFAYRLSRCGETEEWAIDTMAAVAAEVAAELRISQGLAASRVRYARALRERLPKVGQVFAAGDIDFRFVATIVYRTDLIEDPEVLARVDAQLAATVARWPSMTRSRLAGQIDKVVARADTDALRQHRQRHTDREVVLGEVVGGMSRIEGTLFTPDAHALDKRLDALAATVCAGDPRTRDQRRADALGSLAAGADRLDCRCGRADCAAWTRQVASPVVIHVIAEQDTVTGAGAAPGSLVGADGLITPELVAELATSAKLVPLVHPGCAPPEQGYTPSKALADFVRCRDLTCRWPGCDVPAIGCDIDHTIPYAAGGPTHAGNLKCYCRTHHLIKSFCGWAEKQLGDGTLILTSPAGRTYVTTPGSALLFPSLCYAVGGMPTPEADPPPQEYCAERTAMMPKRRRTRAQDRAARVATERRHNRDARLARRAGPAPPADDDPPPF
- the dinB gene encoding DNA polymerase IV, producing MFVRCDASILHADLDSFYASVEQRDDPTLRGRPVIVGGGVVLAASYEAKAYGVRTAMGGAQARRLCPQAIVVPPRMAAYSRASDAVFEVFRDCTPIVEPLSVDEAFLDVAGLGRVSGTPVRIAERLRADVRDRVGLPITVGVARTKFLAKVASQEAKPDGLLLVPPEGELAFLHPLPVRRLWGVGAKTADKLHAHGLETVADVAELTESTLASLLGGAMGRQLFALSRNIDRRRVTTGVRRRSVGAQRALGRAGNTMSPAEIDAVVVNLIDRITGRMRAAGRTGRTVVLRLRFDDFGRATRSRTLPRATSSTQPILAAARQLVAAAAPVIAQRGLTLVGFAVSGIDRSGAQQLTLPFNDDENRLDIDAAIDRVRARYGKSALTPAVLVGRDTGFEMPHLPD
- a CDS encoding PHP domain-containing protein — protein: MDPVEALRQIAYYKDRSRHDPRRVMAYRNAADIIEGLDEAARDRHGQANSWQTLAGIGPKTAKVIDQAWSGREPDVLIELRSAAEDLGGGDIRTALRGDLHLHSNWSDGSAPIDEMMATAAALGHEYCALTDHSPRLTIANGLSAERLRAQLDAIDKLRDQFAPMRILTGIEVDILEDGGLDQEPELLERLDVVVASVHSKLSMDAAAMTRRMVRAVSNPHVDVLGHCTGRLVSGNRGIRPQSKFDAEAVFTACHDHGTAVEINSRPERRDPPTRLLKLALDIGCVFSIDTDAHAPGQLDFLGYGAQRAVDNGVPVDRIVNTWPAERLLEWTG